A window of the Chloroflexus sp. Y-396-1 genome harbors these coding sequences:
- a CDS encoding DUF4058 family protein: MPSPFPGMDPYLEQHSLWPDVHQRLITYSADALQVHLRPRYHARIGERLYVIPPQRPIYPDVTVTRRPPVDLPATIHQRSVLTADQPVVIVAPADPVREPFIEILDLTQGGRVVTVIEVLSPANKTPGETHDIYRRKQEEVLASNVHLVEIDLLRQGVHTVAVPAPYLTPYQPWHYVICVSRATDRERFEVYVRTMRQRLPRIAIPLQAPDPDVVLDLQAVFERCYEYGAYDDLIDYRAHPEIKLSPEDAAWVDEHLRQQGLRP, encoded by the coding sequence ATGCCTAGCCCGTTTCCTGGAATGGATCCGTATCTGGAGCAGCACTCCCTCTGGCCGGATGTCCATCAGCGGCTGATCACGTATAGTGCAGATGCTTTGCAGGTGCACCTGCGGCCACGCTACCATGCCCGGATTGGCGAGCGGTTGTACGTCATTCCCCCACAACGCCCCATCTATCCCGATGTGACCGTTACCCGACGGCCACCGGTCGATCTCCCGGCTACGATCCACCAGCGTTCTGTGCTCACCGCCGATCAGCCGGTGGTGATTGTTGCGCCAGCCGACCCGGTACGCGAGCCGTTTATCGAAATCCTTGACCTGACCCAGGGTGGGCGAGTGGTGACGGTGATCGAGGTGCTCAGTCCCGCGAACAAAACACCCGGCGAGACGCACGATATCTATCGGCGTAAGCAAGAAGAGGTGCTTGCCAGCAACGTGCATCTGGTTGAGATTGACCTGTTGCGCCAAGGCGTCCATACGGTTGCAGTGCCCGCACCCTACTTGACACCGTACCAGCCGTGGCATTACGTGATTTGTGTTAGCCGGGCTACCGACCGCGAACGGTTTGAAGTATATGTGCGCACGATGCGCCAACGGCTGCCACGGATTGCCATTCCGCTGCAAGCGCCCGATCCGGATGTGGTGTTAGACCTCCAGGCGGTCTTTGAGCGCTGCTACGAGTATGGGGCGTATGACGATCTGATAGATTATCGTGCCCATCCTGAAATCAAGTTGTCGCCGGAAGATGCAGCCTGGGTGGATGAACACCTCCGCCAGCAGGGTCTGCGCCCCTGA
- a CDS encoding VWA domain-containing protein, translating into MSKVDLRITPSRSVLPASQEPQLLYALIELSAQSGATKMPRLPLNLCLVIDRSSSMRGERLQQVKQAAMQILDLLGDHESFALVTFNDRAEVVVPAQLARARAEIKRQISAIEAAGGTEMATGLALGLQELQRAMMPRAIHRLLLLTDGRTYGDEGRCVEIARRAQARGIGITALGIGSEWNEDLLETIAARENSRTHYITSAAEITKIFTAEVERMHNIFAQDVQLRATLPPQGLLRSLDRVRPYIGPLPIIEEADFAWTAALGDWPESDAQALLMEIVVPPLPVGRHTMLRLQLRYRVPGSEGTTANHEQNLVVGVRNPDEVASEVDPTVKHWLERLVAYRLQASAWQAAEEGKLEEATRRLQMAGTRLFEAGEIELARTVQEEATRLLRSGQASAEGRKRIKYGTRGLIGREGQS; encoded by the coding sequence ATGAGTAAGGTTGATCTACGCATCACACCGAGTCGTAGTGTACTGCCAGCCAGTCAGGAGCCACAGCTCCTCTATGCCCTCATTGAGCTATCAGCCCAAAGTGGTGCAACGAAAATGCCACGACTCCCACTCAACCTATGTCTAGTGATTGACCGCAGTTCATCAATGCGCGGCGAACGGCTCCAACAGGTTAAGCAGGCCGCGATGCAGATTCTTGATCTGCTTGGCGATCACGAGAGCTTTGCGCTGGTCACGTTCAATGATCGGGCTGAAGTGGTGGTCCCGGCGCAACTGGCACGGGCGCGAGCTGAAATCAAGCGTCAGATTAGTGCGATTGAAGCGGCTGGTGGCACCGAAATGGCAACCGGTCTGGCGTTGGGGTTACAAGAGTTGCAGCGGGCAATGATGCCGCGCGCTATTCATCGGTTGTTGTTGCTTACCGATGGACGTACCTACGGCGATGAAGGACGTTGTGTTGAGATTGCCCGGCGTGCTCAGGCGCGGGGTATTGGGATCACCGCTCTTGGTATCGGGAGCGAGTGGAATGAAGACCTGCTCGAAACGATTGCTGCCCGTGAGAATAGTCGTACCCATTACATTACTTCAGCGGCTGAGATTACGAAAATCTTTACCGCTGAGGTCGAGCGTATGCACAACATCTTTGCTCAGGATGTTCAACTGCGGGCGACGTTACCGCCACAGGGTTTACTTCGCTCGCTTGATCGGGTGCGTCCGTACATCGGCCCCCTACCCATCATTGAAGAGGCCGATTTCGCCTGGACGGCGGCCCTCGGTGATTGGCCGGAAAGTGATGCTCAGGCTCTCCTGATGGAAATTGTGGTTCCCCCCTTACCGGTTGGTCGGCACACTATGCTGCGCCTCCAACTTCGTTACCGCGTGCCGGGTAGCGAGGGTACAACGGCAAATCACGAACAGAATCTGGTCGTGGGAGTACGCAATCCTGATGAAGTTGCATCTGAAGTCGATCCAACGGTAAAACACTGGTTAGAACGGTTAGTCGCCTACCGTCTCCAGGCTAGTGCCTGGCAGGCCGCCGAGGAAGGAAAACTCGAAGAGGCAACTCGTCGCTTGCAAATGGCCGGAACGAGACTGTTTGAGGCTGGTGAAATTGAACTGGCGCGTACTGTTCAGGAAGAAGCGACCCGCCTGCTACGCTCTGGGCAAGCAAGTGCTGAAGGTCGTAAGCGGATCAAATATGGTACTCGTGGTTTGATCGGGCGCGAAGGACAATCATAA
- a CDS encoding protein phosphatase 2C domain-containing protein encodes MPDETLSSPDETPTEPLSLTDIEAERQRQLALTPPEEDGTRQIGQDYQPALTFRGSAQGFAAAALRDIGRVREMNQDCALATIMTVPREGQDVTVGLFVVADGMGGHRGGEVASRLAVQTVLTSVLERLVLPVIEDGIIEALQPLMIEAVQEANAVIWREAQAAGSDMGTTCTAALVIGNGLYVAHVGDSRCYVYEPAGLRQLTTDHSTVGRLIALGQLDPEEAREHPLRNQLYRTVGQQPHVAVDFVYHQLNNCSHLVLCSDGLWSLVEEKAIEQALLHSPWPYDVCRELIALANLAGGDDNISVVVVSLPLDEGAL; translated from the coding sequence ATGCCAGATGAAACACTATCTTCACCAGATGAAACGCCAACTGAACCACTCAGTTTAACTGATATTGAAGCTGAACGTCAGCGGCAACTTGCTCTAACCCCTCCTGAAGAGGATGGAACTCGTCAGATAGGGCAAGATTATCAACCAGCGTTGACGTTCCGAGGCTCAGCGCAAGGTTTCGCGGCAGCCGCTCTCCGTGATATTGGGCGAGTACGCGAAATGAATCAAGATTGTGCCCTGGCAACCATCATGACCGTACCACGGGAAGGGCAAGACGTAACGGTGGGCTTATTTGTCGTCGCCGATGGAATGGGTGGACACCGCGGTGGTGAGGTTGCCAGCCGGTTGGCGGTACAAACGGTGCTGACCAGTGTGCTTGAGCGACTGGTATTACCGGTGATCGAAGATGGTATCATTGAGGCGTTGCAACCGTTGATGATCGAGGCAGTACAAGAGGCAAATGCAGTGATCTGGCGGGAAGCTCAGGCTGCCGGTTCAGATATGGGCACCACCTGTACTGCTGCGCTGGTCATCGGCAACGGCTTGTACGTTGCCCATGTCGGTGACTCACGTTGTTATGTTTACGAACCGGCTGGTCTGCGTCAACTTACGACTGACCATTCAACCGTTGGACGGCTCATCGCGCTGGGTCAGCTCGATCCGGAAGAAGCTCGTGAACATCCACTGCGCAATCAGCTTTATCGTACCGTTGGTCAACAGCCTCACGTTGCTGTTGATTTTGTGTACCACCAGTTAAACAATTGTTCGCACCTGGTGCTGTGCAGCGATGGCCTGTGGAGTCTAGTCGAAGAGAAAGCTATCGAACAGGCCCTTCTGCATAGTCCCTGGCCATACGATGTCTGCCGTGAGCTAATCGCATTAGCCAACCTGGCTGGCGGTGACGATAATATTTCAGTGGTAGTCGTTTCGTTGCCGCTCGATGAGGGGGCGCTATGA
- a CDS encoding MFS transporter: MQSRAAATYQRAFQFIVLMGIVSLLADMVYEGGRSLSGQYLALLGASGTIVGLTAGIGELIGYGLRVVFGYLSDRTRRYWLLTILGYGMTVIAVPLLALTNNWPLAVGLLMVERLSKALRSPAKDTLISYAAERVGAGKGFGLHEVLDQVGAIAAPLMLTGVLAFSNSFQLAFGLLIIPGVLCMAVLLTARKQFPQPADLIGKTPTLSTTGFSRQFWLYMVGVALFAAASVDFALTAYHLQQQRILASAAIPALYALAMTVDAVAAFGFGLLYDRIGLYALVGITALAALSTPLLFSDGFLMVIIGIVIWGGVLGAQESILRAAVTRFAPLDRRGAAYGLFNASFGISWFVGSACFGLLYDISRPALIGVSVILYLIAALVLWSVVHRA; the protein is encoded by the coding sequence ATGCAATCAAGAGCAGCCGCAACCTACCAACGCGCCTTCCAGTTCATTGTTTTGATGGGTATTGTCAGCCTGCTGGCCGATATGGTCTACGAAGGGGGGCGTAGCCTGAGTGGACAATACCTTGCCTTGTTGGGTGCTAGTGGCACAATTGTAGGACTAACTGCCGGTATTGGTGAGCTGATCGGTTATGGTCTGCGAGTGGTCTTTGGTTACCTGAGTGATCGCACTCGTCGCTACTGGCTCCTCACAATTCTCGGCTACGGTATGACCGTTATCGCGGTGCCGCTTCTGGCGTTAACCAATAACTGGCCACTGGCCGTTGGTCTCTTGATGGTTGAACGCCTGAGTAAAGCATTGCGCAGTCCCGCCAAAGATACACTTATCTCATACGCCGCCGAGCGCGTTGGTGCAGGAAAAGGATTTGGTCTGCACGAAGTGCTCGACCAAGTTGGCGCTATTGCTGCTCCTCTGATGTTGACCGGTGTGCTGGCGTTTAGCAATAGTTTTCAACTGGCGTTTGGGCTTCTGATCATTCCAGGGGTGCTCTGCATGGCCGTTCTCCTCACGGCGAGGAAGCAGTTTCCCCAACCGGCTGACCTGATCGGCAAAACACCGACGCTGTCAACCACCGGTTTTTCGCGCCAGTTCTGGCTCTATATGGTAGGTGTGGCCCTCTTCGCTGCGGCCAGTGTTGATTTTGCGCTTACTGCATACCATCTTCAGCAACAACGTATTCTTGCGTCAGCCGCTATTCCAGCGCTCTACGCATTAGCAATGACAGTTGATGCAGTGGCTGCATTCGGTTTTGGTCTCCTCTACGACCGTATTGGTCTCTACGCTCTGGTTGGGATTACGGCACTGGCTGCGCTGAGCACACCCCTCCTCTTCAGTGATGGTTTTCTGATGGTCATCATTGGGATTGTGATCTGGGGTGGAGTCTTGGGGGCGCAAGAGTCGATCTTACGCGCCGCAGTGACTCGGTTTGCACCACTGGATCGACGCGGCGCAGCGTATGGTCTGTTTAATGCCAGTTTCGGCATAAGCTGGTTTGTTGGTAGTGCATGTTTCGGTTTGCTGTATGATATATCACGACCGGCATTGATTGGCGTTTCAGTAATCTTGTATCTCATTGCGGCGCTGGTACTCTGGAGCGTTGTCCATCGGGCATGA
- a CDS encoding FHA domain-containing protein gives MVICSHCQAQQLDGTIFCTVCGASLLSTKPQRQTTASLNRAAAETTQAAVDEATILPAPTPAPETNTIALVVLSSGRRIVLPVTPELLIGRKDQQRNFFPDVDLSLDGGYDAGVSRQHARIICRDGMYLLEDLGSSNGTFLNRQRIAPRRPVELHHGDEIQLGMLLVRFEMNG, from the coding sequence ATGGTGATTTGTAGCCACTGTCAGGCTCAACAACTCGACGGGACAATCTTTTGTACAGTGTGTGGTGCCAGTTTGCTGAGCACAAAACCTCAGCGGCAAACAACGGCTTCACTCAACCGTGCGGCTGCCGAAACCACTCAGGCAGCGGTTGATGAAGCAACCATCTTACCTGCACCAACACCGGCGCCCGAAACGAACACGATCGCTCTGGTCGTGCTGAGTTCGGGTCGGCGAATTGTCTTACCGGTTACACCTGAACTCTTAATTGGGCGTAAAGATCAGCAGCGGAACTTCTTCCCTGATGTGGATTTGAGTCTTGATGGTGGATACGATGCCGGTGTTTCACGTCAACATGCCCGCATTATCTGTCGTGATGGGATGTATCTGCTTGAAGATTTGGGCAGTTCCAACGGAACGTTCCTCAATCGTCAACGGATAGCTCCGCGTCGGCCTGTTGAGTTGCATCACGGCGATGAGATACAACTTGGGATGTTACTAGTACGGTTTGAAATGAACGGATAA
- a CDS encoding formimidoylglutamase, whose amino-acid sequence MNEPWSYLQLPASDLFYRRNDPYDQRLGEIVRPGMAAYDAAQVVILACPQDIGVRRNRGRPGAAQGPTAIRRWLYRLGIAGLTDTTICDLGDVSTEGDLEAIHDRLRCLAARIIADGKLLISLGGGNDISFPDMAALASVAPSPTLAINIDAHYDVRADQPANSGTPYRQLIEGGFIDPHRYWVFGVQPFANAPAYTEYLRERGATIVELNTARHYGVADTMRTMLATSDATSIGWGFDLDVVQAAEAPGVSAPNPLGMRGDELVALAALAGAEPRTRLIEFSELNPQYDLDDRTARLAAVAIWHTLVAFAAHRRSRS is encoded by the coding sequence GTGAACGAACCGTGGTCATATCTACAGCTACCGGCGAGTGATCTTTTTTACCGCCGTAATGATCCCTACGACCAGCGCCTGGGCGAAATCGTTAGGCCCGGTATGGCCGCTTATGATGCTGCCCAGGTCGTCATCCTCGCCTGCCCGCAAGACATAGGTGTGCGTCGCAACCGTGGTCGCCCCGGTGCTGCCCAGGGACCAACTGCTATTCGGCGGTGGTTGTATCGCCTCGGTATTGCCGGTCTCACCGACACGACCATCTGCGACCTTGGCGATGTTTCAACTGAAGGTGATCTGGAAGCGATCCACGACCGGTTACGGTGCCTGGCAGCACGTATTATCGCCGATGGAAAGCTGTTGATTTCGCTGGGCGGAGGAAATGATATTAGTTTTCCCGACATGGCAGCATTGGCGTCAGTTGCGCCGTCACCAACACTGGCAATAAACATCGACGCCCACTACGATGTGCGCGCCGATCAACCAGCGAATAGCGGCACACCGTACCGGCAATTGATTGAAGGTGGCTTCATTGATCCACACCGGTATTGGGTGTTTGGGGTACAACCGTTTGCCAATGCCCCTGCTTACACCGAGTATCTTCGTGAACGAGGGGCAACTATTGTCGAGTTGAACACTGCACGTCATTATGGTGTTGCCGATACGATGCGGACAATGCTTGCGACCAGTGATGCCACAAGTATCGGGTGGGGGTTTGATCTTGATGTTGTACAGGCGGCAGAAGCTCCTGGAGTTAGCGCTCCCAACCCGCTGGGGATGCGCGGTGATGAACTGGTTGCCTTGGCAGCGTTAGCCGGCGCCGAACCACGTACTCGCTTGATCGAGTTCAGTGAACTGAACCCGCAATACGACCTCGATGATCGCACGGCTCGACTGGCTGCGGTTGCAATCTGGCATACACTGGTTGCTTTTGCTGCTCACCGTAGGTCTAGATCGTAA
- a CDS encoding FGGY family carbohydrate kinase: MSKRYLLAIDQGGSGSRAVIYDPDGHMRGYGYRPVGRVYPQPGWVEQRPSAIARSVAEAIQQALSRAGVRGHELLACGITSQRDTIFAWHAVTGRPIGNAITWQDLRTAPLVAELDKTPLGSQRRERLGQFPGAYAGAMHMAWRMRHDPAFRRAAERGVLRVSLAAGWIVQALGRPAEHALDHSLLQAMTVYDPRRKALWDEWITALNIPRTALPVARPTIHHFGDLLIDGATVPVLAMMTDQQAALFGYDCRTPGQAVATHGTASFVNVVVGTSPPPQGICKTYLAWEIDGITTYALEADMTTTGAAANWLREIGLVRRAADLDRYAAAVTDSGGVVFVPALNGLGVPSEDRSARGAIFGLALGVGMGHIARAFYEAIGFQLVDILATIQAEAGITIAELRVGGGLAASDLACQIQADLSGITLIRACDTETTARGVALLAGIGAGVWSLDSLPSLLDERAQRFVPRLSSAERTTAYERWHMALSRVQGWAQE; this comes from the coding sequence GTGAGCAAGCGTTACCTTCTAGCTATCGATCAGGGTGGTAGTGGTAGTCGAGCGGTGATCTACGATCCCGACGGTCACATGCGTGGGTATGGCTACCGACCGGTCGGGCGCGTTTATCCGCAGCCAGGGTGGGTTGAACAACGGCCATCGGCGATTGCACGCAGTGTTGCTGAGGCAATTCAGCAAGCCTTAAGCCGGGCCGGGGTGCGAGGTCATGAACTCCTCGCCTGTGGCATCACCTCACAGCGCGATACTATTTTTGCCTGGCACGCAGTCACCGGACGACCAATCGGTAATGCGATCACCTGGCAAGATCTACGTACTGCCCCTCTGGTTGCCGAACTGGATAAGACACCGTTGGGATCACAACGACGTGAACGTCTTGGTCAATTTCCCGGTGCGTATGCCGGTGCAATGCACATGGCATGGCGTATGCGTCACGATCCAGCCTTCCGCCGGGCAGCCGAACGTGGTGTCTTACGGGTTTCACTAGCAGCGGGCTGGATTGTACAGGCCCTTGGCCGACCGGCTGAGCACGCGCTTGATCATTCCCTCTTGCAGGCAATGACGGTGTACGATCCACGACGAAAGGCTTTGTGGGATGAGTGGATCACAGCACTAAATATACCGCGCACGGCATTGCCGGTTGCCCGACCAACGATTCATCATTTTGGCGACTTGCTGATTGATGGTGCTACAGTACCGGTGCTGGCAATGATGACCGATCAGCAGGCAGCGCTATTCGGCTATGATTGTCGGACACCGGGACAGGCGGTAGCAACGCACGGAACAGCATCGTTTGTCAATGTTGTTGTCGGTACTTCACCGCCGCCGCAAGGTATCTGTAAAACATACCTTGCCTGGGAGATCGATGGAATCACCACTTATGCGCTTGAAGCAGACATGACAACTACCGGCGCTGCGGCGAACTGGTTGCGTGAAATTGGGTTGGTGCGGCGTGCAGCCGATCTCGACCGCTACGCTGCTGCCGTCACCGATAGCGGTGGTGTCGTGTTTGTACCGGCCCTGAATGGTCTAGGGGTGCCAAGTGAGGATCGGAGTGCACGTGGGGCGATCTTTGGTCTAGCGCTCGGTGTTGGTATGGGTCATATTGCCCGTGCCTTCTACGAAGCGATTGGCTTCCAACTGGTCGATATTCTGGCAACGATACAGGCCGAAGCTGGGATAACGATCGCCGAACTGCGCGTTGGTGGTGGTCTGGCGGCCAGTGACCTGGCCTGTCAGATTCAGGCCGATCTGAGCGGGATAACGCTGATCCGCGCCTGCGATACCGAGACGACCGCCCGTGGTGTTGCCCTGTTAGCCGGCATTGGTGCCGGTGTCTGGTCGCTCGACAGCTTACCGAGCCTGCTTGACGAACGTGCCCAGCGATTTGTTCCACGGCTATCATCTGCAGAACGGACTACCGCTTACGAACGATGGCACATGGCATTGTCTCGCGTTCAGGGATGGGCACAAGAATAG
- a CDS encoding PQQ-binding-like beta-propeller repeat protein produces MGLIKRVSTKAINTQPPDVGAPAEEGTRQISPTAHPAADEGTRQIEARPGGQSAPVAPTMLSPGTILQGRYQVEAPIGIGGMSVVYRGRDLRFKDVVRYCAIKEMVQSAPDSQTRLLNLKNFQREAGLLATLQHPAIPKVYDFFEENGKVYLVLEFIPGKDLETVLEEHGKPLDEERVARWALQICDVLSYLHNHKPEPIVFRDMKPSNVMVVGDDRIVLIDFGIARTLNRSDRKGTMIGTEGYSPPEQYRGIAEPVGDIYAFGATLHHLLTNTDPRLETPFTFQERPIRQINPTVSPEMEAVVARALEYDMAARWQSAEELRQALLKVPSLAGTSTAKTTVAVPAVLKGAQTTELVWRFKFEDEVRSSPFVSGGLVFVGCYDTNIYALDATRGEFRWKYATEGGISSSPTVWQDMVYIGSEDGTLYALDMRRGGVRWTFRTGKPIRSSPRIEDRVVFVGSDDQHIYAIDGLRGTLIWKYRTWSPIRSSACISGNSIFIGGDDGNVYCLDARTGAVKWKQRTQQPVRSSPAYSDGLVFVGSLDQNLYALDAEGGWPAWRFRTGHYINSSPCVVGTRVFIGGVDGIMYALDTKSGRLVWKYEVGSQITSSPRVEGGRLYFGAVDQAVYCLDAGNGQLIWKYPTEGAIVSTPMIVNGVVYIGSMDHHLYALKA; encoded by the coding sequence ATGGGTTTGATCAAACGGGTTAGCACTAAAGCTATCAATACCCAACCGCCCGACGTTGGCGCTCCTGCCGAGGAAGGAACGCGCCAGATCAGCCCTACCGCCCACCCGGCGGCAGATGAGGGCACCCGCCAGATCGAAGCGCGACCAGGCGGGCAGTCGGCACCGGTCGCACCGACAATGCTCAGTCCCGGCACGATTCTCCAAGGGCGCTATCAGGTCGAAGCACCGATCGGGATCGGCGGGATGAGTGTCGTCTATCGCGGGCGTGACCTTCGCTTCAAAGACGTGGTGCGTTACTGTGCAATTAAGGAGATGGTACAAAGCGCCCCTGATTCGCAAACCCGTTTGCTCAACCTGAAAAACTTTCAACGCGAAGCTGGCCTGCTCGCTACGCTCCAACATCCTGCCATACCCAAGGTTTATGACTTTTTTGAAGAGAACGGCAAAGTCTACCTCGTACTCGAGTTCATTCCCGGTAAAGACCTGGAGACAGTGCTGGAAGAGCACGGAAAACCACTCGATGAAGAACGAGTGGCTCGCTGGGCATTGCAAATTTGCGACGTGCTGTCGTACCTACACAACCATAAGCCTGAGCCAATTGTGTTCCGCGATATGAAACCATCCAATGTGATGGTGGTTGGCGATGATCGGATTGTACTGATCGACTTTGGTATTGCCCGCACTCTCAATCGCAGTGATCGAAAAGGGACGATGATCGGTACTGAGGGCTACTCACCACCTGAGCAGTACCGCGGGATTGCTGAACCGGTTGGTGACATCTATGCGTTCGGTGCAACGCTCCACCATCTGCTAACCAACACTGATCCGCGCCTTGAAACCCCTTTCACGTTTCAGGAACGTCCGATCCGTCAGATTAACCCGACAGTGTCACCTGAAATGGAAGCAGTGGTAGCCCGTGCGCTGGAATACGATATGGCGGCACGCTGGCAGAGTGCTGAGGAGCTTCGGCAGGCCTTGCTGAAGGTTCCGTCACTGGCCGGTACTAGTACAGCCAAAACGACCGTTGCTGTACCGGCTGTGCTCAAAGGCGCACAGACCACTGAGCTGGTCTGGCGATTTAAGTTTGAAGATGAGGTGCGCTCGTCACCCTTTGTGAGCGGCGGATTGGTGTTCGTTGGATGCTACGACACAAATATCTATGCCCTCGATGCCACCCGCGGTGAGTTCCGCTGGAAATATGCGACAGAGGGAGGAATCAGCTCATCACCCACTGTCTGGCAAGATATGGTCTATATCGGTTCAGAGGATGGCACGCTGTACGCCCTCGATATGCGCCGTGGCGGGGTACGCTGGACATTCCGTACCGGTAAGCCGATCCGCTCTTCACCCCGGATTGAAGATCGGGTTGTGTTTGTTGGTTCCGATGATCAGCATATCTATGCAATCGACGGCTTACGTGGCACACTGATCTGGAAGTATCGGACCTGGAGCCCTATTCGCTCTTCGGCGTGTATCAGCGGCAACTCTATTTTCATTGGTGGTGATGACGGTAACGTCTATTGTCTCGATGCGCGGACTGGCGCGGTGAAGTGGAAGCAGCGCACGCAACAGCCGGTTCGCTCATCGCCAGCATACAGCGACGGTCTCGTCTTTGTTGGCTCACTTGATCAGAACCTCTATGCCCTTGATGCTGAAGGCGGCTGGCCAGCCTGGCGTTTTCGCACCGGTCATTACATTAACTCGTCACCGTGTGTAGTAGGCACGCGCGTTTTTATTGGCGGAGTCGATGGAATCATGTACGCGCTCGATACTAAGAGTGGCCGTCTGGTATGGAAGTACGAGGTTGGTAGTCAGATTACATCCTCACCACGAGTTGAAGGCGGCCGCCTCTATTTTGGCGCAGTCGATCAGGCAGTTTACTGCCTCGATGCCGGTAATGGACAGCTCATCTGGAAATATCCCACCGAAGGTGCGATTGTTTCAACACCGATGATTGTGAACGGTGTAGTGTATATTGGGTCAATGGATCACCATCTTTACGCGCTGAAAGCGTAA
- a CDS encoding citrate synthase: MTKNTLTVIDNRTGKTYEIPIEHNAIRATDLRQIKVSDDDFGLMSYDPAYLNTASCKSSITYIDGDKGILEYRGYPIEQLAEKSSYLEVAYLLLYGELPSKERLAWWEYRISRHLFLHNSLVELIQAFRYDAHPMGILISSVAAMSTLYPEAKNIHDPAVREKQIWRIIGQIPTIAAFAYRHRIGRPFNLPDSSLSYTANLLYMMDYMNQREYEVNPVLAKALDVLFILHADHEQNCSTSVMRSVGSSHADPYNALAAAAAALYGPLHGGANEAVLRMLQQIGHPKNVPAFIERVKKGETRLMGFGHRVYKNYDPRAKIIRKIAHDVFAATATNPLLDVAIELERIALEDEYFVSRKLYPNVDFYSGLIYQALRFPIEYFPFLFAIPRASGWLAQWLEMLGDPEQKITRPRQVYIGPQRRDYVPIDQR, encoded by the coding sequence ATGACAAAGAACACACTCACTGTTATCGACAATCGCACCGGCAAGACGTATGAGATTCCGATTGAGCACAACGCGATTCGAGCTACCGATCTACGCCAGATTAAAGTGTCGGACGACGATTTCGGCTTGATGTCCTATGATCCGGCTTACCTGAACACCGCGTCGTGTAAAAGTAGTATTACCTATATCGATGGAGACAAAGGGATTTTAGAGTACCGAGGATACCCTATTGAGCAGTTAGCCGAAAAGAGTTCATATCTTGAAGTTGCCTATTTACTTCTGTACGGAGAATTACCCTCAAAAGAGCGATTGGCATGGTGGGAGTACCGGATCAGTCGCCATCTCTTCTTGCATAACAGTCTGGTCGAATTGATTCAAGCCTTCCGCTACGATGCTCATCCGATGGGGATTTTGATCAGCTCCGTGGCTGCAATGTCTACCCTCTATCCTGAAGCCAAGAACATCCATGATCCGGCGGTACGTGAGAAACAGATCTGGCGCATTATCGGTCAAATCCCCACAATTGCGGCTTTTGCGTACCGGCATCGTATCGGGCGGCCATTCAACCTGCCGGATAGTTCGCTCAGTTACACGGCTAATCTGCTCTACATGATGGATTACATGAATCAACGCGAGTATGAAGTGAATCCGGTCCTGGCGAAGGCGCTGGATGTTCTCTTCATCTTGCACGCCGATCATGAACAGAACTGTTCGACATCGGTGATGCGGAGTGTTGGTTCAAGTCATGCTGATCCCTATAACGCGCTGGCTGCGGCGGCGGCGGCGCTGTATGGCCCACTTCACGGCGGCGCCAACGAAGCCGTGCTGCGTATGCTGCAACAGATCGGCCATCCGAAGAATGTACCGGCCTTTATCGAGCGCGTGAAGAAGGGAGAAACCCGGCTGATGGGGTTCGGTCACCGCGTGTACAAGAACTATGATCCGCGAGCGAAGATTATTCGTAAAATCGCCCATGACGTCTTCGCTGCAACAGCAACCAATCCTCTACTTGATGTAGCCATCGAGCTAGAGCGAATTGCACTGGAAGACGAGTACTTTGTCTCACGGAAGCTCTATCCGAACGTCGATTTCTACAGCGGTTTGATCTACCAGGCGCTCCGTTTCCCCATCGAGTATTTCCCCTTCCTGTTCGCAATTCCACGCGCCTCAGGCTGGCTGGCCCAATGGCTAGAGATGCTCGGTGATCCTGAGCAAAAGATCACCCGCCCCCGACAGGTATATATCGGGCCACAGCGGCGTGATTACGTGCCTATCGATCAACGGTAG